From one Enterobacter kobei genomic stretch:
- a CDS encoding MMPL family transporter → MTNANALPRTNAARAALGWGLLCLLMLGVLMAILPQARLNSSVLAMLPKQALGNIPPALNDGFMQRLDKQVVWLVSPGKQADPAVAQRWLTLLKTSAGLREVKGPMDAASQQQWGAFYFNHRNGMIDAATRARLQNGGEAQAQWILSQLYSAFSGVSGKELQNDPLMLMRGSQLALAQNTQRLRLMDGWLVTQDEAGNYWYLLHGELAGESFDMQQTHDVITTLNDLQQQLKKAFPQAQLLSRGTVFYSDYASQQAKQDVSTLGVATILGVILLIVLVFRSLRPLLLCLMSVGIGALAGTVVTLLLFGELHLMTLVMSMSIIGISADYTLYYLTERMVHGEHASPWESLTKVRNALLLALLTTVAAYLIMMLAPFPGIRQMAVFAAVGLTASCLTVIFWHPWLVRGLPVRPVPAMTWLLRWLAAWRRNKTLSLGLPLVLAVLSLAGLTRMQINDDISQLQALPQHLLAQEKNITQLTGQSVDQKWFVVYGTSAQQTLQRLEALIPTLIKAQDAGMMSGFRTVPLNSLARQTADLKLLHQAAPGIARALQSTGMNAVTPDLRPMNVTVDAWLNSPASEGWRLMWLTLPGGESGVLVPVEGVKDSRALQRLAQAQPGVAWVDRKSTFDALFAQYRTLLTGLLLVALAVIACGAIVRLGWRKGLISLVPSVLSLTCGLAVLAATGHAVNLFSLLALVLVLGIGINYTLFFSNPRGTPLTSLLAVTLAMLTTLLTLGMLVFSATQAISSFGIVLVSGIFTAFLLSPLAMPGKKERKK, encoded by the coding sequence ATGACGAACGCCAACGCTTTGCCGCGCACTAACGCCGCCCGCGCCGCGCTCGGCTGGGGGCTGCTGTGCCTGCTGATGCTCGGCGTGCTGATGGCGATCCTGCCGCAGGCGCGACTGAACAGTAGCGTGCTGGCGATGCTGCCCAAACAGGCGCTGGGTAATATTCCGCCCGCGCTTAACGACGGCTTTATGCAACGCCTCGATAAGCAGGTGGTGTGGCTGGTCAGCCCCGGCAAACAGGCGGATCCCGCGGTGGCCCAGCGCTGGCTGACGCTGCTTAAAACGTCCGCTGGCCTGCGGGAGGTCAAAGGCCCGATGGACGCCGCCAGCCAGCAACAGTGGGGCGCGTTCTATTTTAATCATCGTAACGGCATGATCGATGCCGCCACCCGCGCACGCCTGCAAAACGGCGGCGAGGCGCAGGCACAGTGGATCCTCTCCCAGCTCTACTCAGCATTTTCCGGCGTCAGCGGCAAAGAGCTGCAAAACGATCCGCTGATGCTGATGCGCGGCTCGCAGCTGGCGCTGGCGCAGAATACCCAGCGTCTGCGGCTGATGGACGGCTGGCTGGTCACGCAGGATGAGGCCGGAAACTACTGGTATTTACTGCATGGCGAGCTGGCCGGTGAGTCCTTCGACATGCAGCAGACGCACGACGTCATCACCACCCTCAATGACCTGCAACAGCAACTGAAAAAAGCCTTCCCGCAGGCGCAGCTGTTATCGCGCGGCACGGTCTTTTACAGCGATTACGCCAGCCAGCAGGCGAAGCAGGATGTTTCGACGCTGGGCGTGGCAACGATCCTCGGCGTGATCCTGCTGATTGTGCTGGTATTCCGCTCCCTGCGTCCGCTGCTGCTGTGCCTGATGTCAGTGGGCATCGGTGCGCTGGCGGGTACGGTCGTCACGCTGTTGCTGTTCGGGGAACTGCACCTGATGACGCTGGTGATGAGCATGAGCATCATCGGCATCTCCGCGGATTACACGCTCTATTATCTGACCGAGCGTATGGTGCATGGCGAACACGCCTCGCCGTGGGAGAGTCTGACAAAGGTGCGCAATGCCCTGCTGCTGGCGCTGCTGACCACGGTGGCGGCCTATCTGATCATGATGCTTGCTCCTTTCCCCGGTATTCGCCAGATGGCGGTGTTCGCGGCGGTCGGGCTGACGGCGTCTTGTCTGACGGTGATCTTCTGGCATCCATGGCTGGTGCGCGGCCTGCCGGTGCGTCCGGTACCGGCGATGACATGGTTGCTGCGCTGGCTGGCGGCGTGGCGGCGCAATAAAACGCTGTCGCTCGGTCTGCCGCTGGTGCTCGCGGTACTGTCGCTGGCAGGGCTGACCCGCATGCAGATTAACGATGATATTTCCCAGCTACAGGCGCTGCCGCAGCACCTGCTGGCGCAGGAAAAAAACATTACGCAGCTCACCGGGCAGAGCGTCGATCAGAAATGGTTTGTCGTCTACGGCACCAGCGCGCAGCAGACGCTGCAACGGCTCGAAGCGCTGATCCCGACGCTGATAAAGGCGCAGGATGCCGGCATGATGAGCGGCTTTCGCACCGTGCCGCTGAATTCACTGGCGCGTCAGACCGCGGATCTTAAGTTGTTGCATCAGGCCGCGCCGGGTATCGCCCGTGCGTTACAAAGCACGGGAATGAACGCGGTAACGCCTGATTTGCGCCCGATGAACGTCACCGTCGACGCATGGCTTAACAGCCCGGCCAGCGAAGGCTGGCGGCTGATGTGGCTGACACTGCCCGGTGGCGAAAGTGGCGTGCTGGTGCCGGTGGAAGGCGTTAAGGACAGCCGTGCGCTGCAACGTCTGGCGCAGGCGCAGCCGGGCGTGGCCTGGGTGGATCGCAAAAGTACCTTTGACGCACTGTTTGCCCAGTACCGCACCCTACTCACCGGCCTGCTGCTGGTGGCGCTGGCGGTGATCGCCTGCGGCGCGATAGTGCGCCTGGGCTGGCGTAAAGGGCTGATAAGCCTGGTGCCGTCGGTGTTGTCGCTGACCTGCGGGCTGGCGGTGCTGGCGGCGACAGGCCATGCGGTCAATCTGTTTTCGCTGCTGGCGCTGGTGCTGGTGCTCGGCATCGGCATTAACTACACGCTGTTTTTCAGTAATCCACGCGGCACGCCGTTGACCTCACTGCTGGCGGTGACGCTGGCGATGCTGACGACCTTATTGACGCTGGGTATGCTGGTGTTCAGCGCCACTCAGGCGATCAGCAGTTTTGGCATTGTGCTGGTCAGCGGGATCTTCACCGCCTTCCTGCTTTCACCGCTGGCGATGCCCGGTAAAAAAGAGAGAAAAAAATGA
- a CDS encoding acyl carrier protein has product MNEQHAIYDEVSALLIKLFEIEPDAITPEARLYEDLELDSIDAVDMVVHLQKKTGKKIKPEEFKAVRTVQDVVDAVERLLREA; this is encoded by the coding sequence ATGAATGAACAACACGCTATTTACGACGAAGTCTCTGCCCTGCTGATCAAACTGTTTGAAATCGAACCGGACGCCATCACGCCTGAAGCCCGCCTTTACGAAGATCTGGAGCTGGACAGTATTGATGCCGTCGATATGGTCGTCCATCTGCAAAAGAAGACCGGCAAAAAGATTAAGCCAGAAGAGTTCAAAGCCGTGCGCACCGTGCAGGATGTGGTGGACGCGGTAGAACGCCTGCTGCGCGAAGCCTGA
- a CDS encoding glycosyltransferase family 2 protein: MSLNFRPCVVIPCYNHGAMMAQVMTRLQACALPCYIVDDGSDAATREVLETLPARFADVTLIRLAENAGKGAAVIRGLQDAAEAGFTHAVQVDADGQHAIEDIPALLDLARQHPQALISGQPVYDDSIPRSRLYGRWITHVWVWIETLSLQLKDSMCGFRVYPIAPTLVLASRVALGQRMDFDTEVMVRLYWQGNTSYFLPTKVTYPPDGLSHFDAFRDNVRISLMHTRLFFGMLPRLPGLLFRRRSAHWAQQDEVRGLLGMRIMLTVWRLFGRRAFSLLLFPVIAAYWLTAYPARRASQKWLSRVRTTLIARSLPVPPGLNSYRHFLRFGEAMLDKVASWRGELQMGRDVHFAPGAQGALGLDDPQGKLLLASHLGDVEACRALAQLDGSKTINALVFNDNARRFKQIMEEMAPEAALNLIPVTHIGPDTAMLLKEKLDRGEWVAIVGDRLAVIPQRGGDWRVSWSRFMGHPAPFPQGPFILAAALRCPVLLIFALRQPDRTLHLHCEPFADPLPMPRTARQAALQQAIDRYAARLEHYALQSPLDWFNFFDFWQLPDARDKE; this comes from the coding sequence ATGTCGCTGAATTTCCGTCCCTGCGTGGTGATCCCCTGCTATAACCACGGCGCGATGATGGCGCAGGTCATGACGCGTCTGCAAGCCTGCGCGTTGCCATGCTATATCGTGGATGATGGCAGCGACGCCGCCACCCGCGAGGTGCTGGAGACGCTACCCGCACGCTTTGCCGACGTCACGTTGATACGGCTGGCAGAAAACGCCGGAAAAGGCGCGGCGGTGATCCGGGGATTACAGGACGCCGCGGAGGCAGGATTCACCCACGCTGTACAGGTGGATGCCGACGGGCAGCATGCCATTGAAGACATTCCCGCGCTGCTGGATCTGGCGCGACAGCATCCGCAGGCGCTGATCTCCGGCCAGCCGGTGTATGACGATTCGATCCCCCGCTCGCGCCTGTATGGCCGTTGGATCACCCACGTCTGGGTGTGGATCGAAACCCTGTCATTGCAGCTCAAAGACAGCATGTGCGGCTTTCGCGTCTACCCCATTGCGCCGACGCTGGTGCTGGCCTCGCGGGTCGCGCTCGGGCAGCGCATGGATTTTGACACCGAAGTGATGGTGCGCCTCTACTGGCAGGGCAACACCAGCTATTTTCTGCCAACGAAAGTGACCTATCCGCCGGACGGGCTGTCGCATTTTGATGCCTTCAGGGACAACGTGCGCATCTCGCTGATGCACACCCGGCTGTTTTTCGGCATGTTACCGCGTTTGCCGGGGCTGCTGTTTCGCCGCCGTTCCGCGCACTGGGCGCAGCAGGATGAAGTGCGCGGTCTGCTCGGCATGCGCATTATGCTCACCGTCTGGCGCCTGTTCGGACGCCGGGCCTTTTCACTGCTGCTGTTCCCGGTGATCGCCGCCTACTGGCTGACCGCGTACCCGGCACGGCGCGCGTCGCAAAAGTGGCTGTCGCGGGTACGTACCACGCTGATTGCCCGTAGCCTGCCGGTTCCGCCGGGACTGAATAGCTATCGCCACTTTTTACGCTTCGGCGAGGCGATGCTTGATAAAGTCGCCAGCTGGCGCGGCGAGCTGCAAATGGGCCGCGACGTGCACTTTGCGCCGGGTGCGCAAGGCGCGCTGGGCCTGGACGATCCCCAGGGCAAGCTGCTGCTGGCCTCGCACCTGGGCGATGTGGAAGCCTGCCGCGCGCTGGCGCAGCTTGACGGCAGCAAAACCATCAACGCGCTGGTGTTTAACGACAACGCCCGCCGCTTTAAGCAGATCATGGAAGAGATGGCCCCCGAAGCGGCGCTGAATCTGATCCCGGTGACGCATATTGGCCCGGATACGGCGATGCTGCTGAAAGAGAAACTGGATCGCGGCGAATGGGTGGCGATCGTCGGCGATCGACTCGCCGTCATCCCGCAACGCGGCGGCGACTGGCGGGTCAGCTGGAGCCGGTTTATGGGCCATCCCGCGCCGTTTCCACAAGGGCCGTTTATTCTGGCAGCGGCACTGCGTTGCCCGGTGCTGCTGATTTTTGCCCTGCGGCAACCCGATCGCACCCTGCACCTGCACTGTGAGCCTTTTGCTGACCCGCTGCCGATGCCACGCACCGCGCGCCAGGCAGCGTTGCAACAGGCCATCGACCGGTATGCTGCCCGCCTTGAGCATTACGCGCTGCAATCGCCTCTCGACTGGTTTAATTTTTTCGATTTCTGGCAATTACCTGATGCCAGAGATAAGGAGTAA
- a CDS encoding beta-ketoacyl-[acyl-carrier-protein] synthase family protein, with translation MIYISAVGMINALGRSNAEIAANLTRGVAPGMQRREGWLYDAPDAMLGSVEGDLPAIPDSFSAHRTRNNQLLLAALAQIQPTVDEAIARVGRDRVAVVLGTSTSGLDEGDQHVNRALNGHPSTDWQYAQQELGDPSRFLSHWLALDGPAYTLSTACSSSARAIISGRRLIEAGLADVAIVGGADTLSRMPVNGFHSLESFSPSLCQPFAQDRCGITIGEGAALMMLTREPQPLALLGIGESSDAYHISAPHPQGEGAIRAIEQALREAGMTPADVGYINLHGTATSLNDQIESQVVNQLFGEAIPCSSTKHLTGHTLGAAGITEAALCALILQHDLPLPPQDFSRSPLDPALPPCGVLMTAQPLMRPVILSNSFAFGGNNASILLGRTA, from the coding sequence ATGATCTATATTTCTGCCGTCGGCATGATCAATGCGCTGGGCCGTTCGAACGCGGAGATCGCCGCGAATCTGACGCGTGGCGTGGCCCCCGGTATGCAGCGTCGTGAAGGCTGGCTATATGATGCGCCGGACGCCATGCTCGGCAGCGTGGAAGGCGATCTGCCCGCCATTCCCGACAGCTTTTCCGCGCACCGCACGCGCAATAATCAACTGCTGCTGGCGGCGCTGGCGCAGATCCAGCCCACCGTGGACGAGGCCATTGCCCGCGTCGGGCGCGATCGCGTGGCCGTGGTGCTTGGCACCAGCACCTCCGGACTGGATGAGGGCGATCAGCACGTCAACCGGGCGCTTAACGGCCATCCCTCCACCGACTGGCAGTATGCACAGCAGGAGCTGGGGGATCCGTCGCGCTTTTTAAGCCACTGGCTTGCGCTCGATGGCCCGGCGTATACGCTCTCCACCGCCTGTTCGTCCAGCGCCCGCGCCATTATCAGCGGGCGGCGGCTGATCGAAGCGGGACTGGCGGATGTGGCGATTGTCGGCGGCGCGGATACCTTAAGCCGGATGCCGGTGAACGGCTTTCACAGCCTGGAATCCTTCTCCCCGTCGCTGTGCCAGCCTTTTGCGCAGGATCGCTGCGGTATTACTATTGGCGAAGGGGCCGCGCTGATGATGCTAACCCGCGAGCCACAACCGCTTGCCCTGCTCGGCATCGGCGAATCCAGCGATGCGTACCATATTTCCGCCCCCCACCCGCAAGGTGAAGGCGCGATCCGCGCTATTGAACAGGCGCTGCGTGAGGCGGGTATGACGCCAGCCGATGTCGGCTATATCAATCTGCATGGCACCGCGACGTCGCTGAACGACCAGATCGAATCCCAGGTGGTGAATCAGCTGTTCGGTGAGGCCATCCCTTGCAGCTCCACCAAACATTTAACCGGGCATACGCTGGGCGCGGCGGGGATCACCGAAGCGGCGCTGTGCGCGCTGATCCTGCAACACGATTTGCCCCTGCCGCCGCAGGATTTCAGCCGCTCGCCGCTGGATCCGGCGCTGCCGCCCTGCGGCGTGCTGATGACCGCGCAGCCGCTGATGCGTCCGGTGATCCTCTCCAACTCGTTCGCCTTTGGCGGCAACAATGCCAGTATTCTGCTCGGGAGGACGGCATGA
- a CDS encoding ApeI family dehydratase — translation MKPHEIARHQPDPRHADIVLYLAPSLLWFKGHFAVQPLLPGVAQLDWAMHYAIALLAPDFRFHSIKNVKFQAPLLPEAHVTLSLAWQPERETLSFSYLRHAGDERLTASSGKIRLCR, via the coding sequence ATGAAACCCCATGAAATTGCACGCCACCAGCCCGATCCCCGACACGCCGACATCGTGCTGTATCTTGCGCCGTCCCTGTTGTGGTTTAAGGGCCATTTTGCCGTGCAGCCGTTATTGCCAGGCGTAGCGCAACTGGACTGGGCGATGCATTACGCCATCGCGCTACTGGCCCCGGACTTTCGCTTCCACAGCATTAAAAACGTGAAATTCCAGGCCCCCTTACTGCCGGAGGCTCACGTGACCTTATCGCTGGCCTGGCAGCCGGAGCGCGAGACGCTGAGCTTCAGCTATCTGCGCCACGCCGGTGACGAACGCCTTACCGCCAGCAGCGGGAAGATCCGCCTATGTCGCTGA
- a CDS encoding COG4648 family protein yields MQRSRWRPGVQQITALMMLGWPFVIWFGLAHHSLHWLLPLMALLLLARLRQARHTAGPMRFILQVVALVGLTLCLLSALFKTHQWLLFYPVAVNLVMLAVFGGSLWTPMPLVERLARLREPELPEVAVRYTRRVTQVWCAFFVGNGTIALATALHGDMQVWTAWNGMIAYLLMGLLMAAEWLVRCRIIKRETS; encoded by the coding sequence ATGCAACGCTCCCGCTGGCGTCCGGGTGTGCAACAGATCACCGCCCTGATGATGCTGGGCTGGCCTTTTGTGATCTGGTTTGGCCTGGCGCATCACAGCCTGCACTGGTTGCTGCCGCTGATGGCGCTGCTGTTGCTTGCGCGTCTGCGCCAGGCGCGCCATACCGCCGGGCCGATGCGCTTTATATTGCAGGTCGTCGCGCTGGTCGGCCTGACGCTGTGCCTGCTCAGTGCGCTGTTTAAAACCCATCAATGGCTGCTGTTTTATCCGGTGGCGGTTAACCTGGTGATGCTCGCCGTATTTGGGGGATCGCTGTGGACGCCAATGCCGCTGGTTGAACGGCTGGCCCGGCTGCGCGAGCCAGAGCTCCCTGAGGTTGCGGTGCGTTACACCCGCCGCGTCACGCAAGTGTGGTGCGCCTTTTTTGTCGGCAACGGTACCATTGCCCTGGCGACGGCCCTGCACGGTGATATGCAAGTCTGGACCGCATGGAACGGCATGATCGCCTACCTGCTGATGGGGCTGCTGATGGCCGCAGAGTGGCTGGTGCGCTGCCGGATAATCAAACGGGAAACATCATGA
- a CDS encoding outer membrane lipoprotein carrier protein LolA, whose product MKCWPLLIMLISPLVSAVTLDELQQRFTEQPVVRAHFTQVRAIKDLPQPLRSSGEMLIARDQGLLWDQKTPFPMLLMLDDTRMVQVVNGQAPQVITAQNNPQMFQFNHLLRALFQADRKVLEQNFRIDFQDRGDGRWTLSLTPTTTPLDKIFATINLAGQTYLDTIQLNDKQGDRTDIAFSAHRLTPAALTDDERQRFAAH is encoded by the coding sequence ATGAAATGCTGGCCTTTACTGATTATGCTGATAAGCCCGCTGGTCAGCGCCGTCACGCTGGATGAACTACAACAGCGCTTTACCGAACAACCGGTTGTGCGTGCGCACTTTACCCAGGTACGGGCGATTAAAGATCTGCCCCAGCCGCTGCGCTCCAGCGGCGAAATGCTCATCGCCCGCGACCAGGGGCTGCTGTGGGATCAAAAAACCCCCTTCCCGATGCTGCTGATGCTGGACGACACACGCATGGTGCAGGTAGTGAATGGCCAGGCACCGCAGGTGATCACCGCGCAAAATAATCCGCAAATGTTCCAGTTTAATCATCTGCTGCGCGCGCTGTTTCAGGCCGACCGCAAGGTGCTGGAGCAGAATTTCCGTATTGATTTTCAGGATCGCGGCGACGGGCGCTGGACGCTGTCGCTGACGCCGACCACCACACCGCTGGACAAGATTTTTGCCACCATCAATCTGGCGGGACAGACTTACCTCGACACTATCCAGCTTAATGATAAGCAGGGCGATCGCACCGACATCGCCTTCTCTGCTCACCGTTTAACGCCTGCCGCCCTGACCGATGACGAACGCCAACGCTTTGCCGCGCACTAA
- a CDS encoding acyl-CoA thioesterase encodes MLTDPRFTAEVTLTVPFHDVDMMGVVWHGNYFRYFEIAREALLNQFNYGYRQMRDSGYVWPVVDTRVKYRDVLTFEQTFRVRATLVEYENRLKINYEIVDASSGKRTTTGYTIQVAVDAQSKELCFVSPAILFERMGVTP; translated from the coding sequence GTGCTGACCGATCCCCGCTTTACTGCCGAAGTCACGCTGACCGTGCCCTTCCACGACGTCGATATGATGGGCGTGGTTTGGCATGGCAACTACTTCCGCTATTTTGAAATTGCCCGCGAGGCGCTGCTCAACCAGTTCAATTATGGTTACCGTCAGATGCGGGATTCCGGCTACGTCTGGCCGGTGGTGGATACCCGGGTGAAATACCGCGATGTGCTGACCTTTGAACAAACCTTTCGCGTGCGCGCCACGCTGGTGGAGTACGAAAACCGCCTGAAGATCAACTATGAGATCGTCGATGCCAGCAGCGGAAAACGCACCACCACCGGCTACACCATTCAGGTGGCTGTTGACGCGCAAAGCAAAGAATTGTGCTTCGTCAGCCCGGCCATTTTATTTGAACGTATGGGAGTGACGCCATGA
- a CDS encoding 3-ketoacyl-ACP reductase FabG2 gives MSRSVLVTGASKGIGRAIACQLAADGFNIGVHYHRDAAGAQETLDTLVAAGGQGRLLSFDVGNREQCIAVLEQDLAEHGAWYGVVSNAGITRDAAFPALSDDDWDAVIHTNLDSFYNVIKPCIMPMISARQGGRIITLSSVSGMMGNRGQVNYSAAKAGIIGATKALAIELAKRRITVNCIAPGLIDTGMIEMEEAALKEAMAIIPMKRMGQAQEVAGLASYLMSDIAGYVTRQVISINGGML, from the coding sequence ATGAGTCGTTCTGTTCTGGTCACCGGGGCGAGCAAAGGCATCGGCCGCGCCATCGCCTGTCAGCTTGCCGCCGACGGTTTTAACATTGGCGTGCATTATCACCGCGATGCTGCCGGTGCCCAGGAAACGCTGGACACCCTTGTGGCGGCGGGCGGACAGGGACGTTTACTCAGTTTTGATGTCGGCAATCGCGAACAATGTATTGCCGTGCTGGAGCAGGATCTTGCGGAACATGGGGCCTGGTACGGCGTGGTCAGCAATGCGGGTATCACGCGCGACGCCGCGTTTCCGGCGCTCAGCGATGATGACTGGGATGCGGTGATCCACACCAATCTCGACAGCTTTTATAACGTCATCAAGCCCTGCATCATGCCGATGATCAGCGCGCGCCAGGGCGGACGCATTATTACGCTGTCATCCGTATCCGGCATGATGGGCAACCGCGGTCAAGTCAACTACAGCGCCGCCAAAGCCGGGATCATCGGTGCTACCAAAGCGCTGGCCATTGAACTGGCGAAGCGCAGGATCACCGTGAACTGCATCGCACCAGGGCTTATTGATACCGGCATGATCGAGATGGAAGAGGCCGCGCTGAAAGAGGCGATGGCGATCATTCCGATGAAGCGCATGGGCCAGGCGCAGGAAGTCGCCGGACTTGCCAGCTATTTAATGTCTGACATTGCGGGCTATGTCACCCGTCAGGTTATTTCCATCAACGGAGGCATGCTATGA
- a CDS encoding class I adenylate-forming enzyme family protein — MTPTLPLAQWLDAPRANDTPVAWLHDRTWTLGELRFDVAQLVEILRQHDGARWALCFENSYLFIVALLATLHAGKTPVIPGHCREPLLEEQRALFDGLLSDKPLHWCGTALVVTSYGESVVDFPPLPAIASDAFVELFTSGSTGQPRRIVKPVACLDREARLLADRFAGRLAGCRVVASVVPQHLYGLTFRIMLPMALGLPLHAAMLYYAEQLAALDHQHRYAFISSPAFLKRLDVRLTPPPLAMIFSAGGKLPWADVMQTADWTHVWPDEIYGSTETGILGWRHRQQDDMPWQPFAGIQFVAQGEAFRAISPLIPDKNGLLLDDVIHFFADGSFHLAGRRGRVVKIEEKRISLCEIEQRVLELNGVRDAAALAITRHGRQAVGVLLVLDEAFRQQWQQRGGKSQELSWRRALRPWLEPVAVPRYWRIIDEIPVNSMNKRVYAQLQELFHETP, encoded by the coding sequence ATGACCCCGACACTCCCTCTGGCACAATGGCTGGACGCCCCGCGCGCGAACGACACGCCGGTCGCCTGGCTTCACGATCGCACCTGGACGCTGGGCGAGCTCCGTTTCGATGTGGCGCAACTGGTCGAGATCCTGCGCCAGCATGATGGCGCACGCTGGGCGCTGTGCTTTGAAAACAGCTATCTGTTTATTGTCGCGTTGCTGGCCACGCTGCACGCCGGAAAAACACCTGTGATCCCCGGTCATTGCCGTGAGCCGCTGCTGGAAGAACAGCGGGCGCTGTTTGACGGGCTGCTCAGCGATAAGCCGCTGCACTGGTGCGGCACGGCGCTGGTCGTCACGTCTTACGGTGAGAGCGTGGTTGATTTTCCGCCCCTGCCTGCCATCGCGTCGGATGCCTTTGTCGAGCTGTTCACCTCCGGCTCCACCGGGCAACCGCGCCGTATCGTTAAGCCGGTAGCCTGTCTTGATCGCGAAGCGCGCCTGCTGGCCGACCGTTTTGCCGGACGGCTGGCCGGATGCCGGGTGGTCGCCTCGGTGGTGCCCCAGCATCTGTACGGCCTGACTTTCCGCATTATGCTGCCGATGGCGCTCGGTCTGCCGCTGCATGCCGCAATGCTCTATTACGCTGAGCAACTGGCGGCGCTTGATCACCAGCACCGTTATGCCTTTATCAGCAGTCCGGCCTTTCTGAAGCGGCTTGATGTACGCCTTACGCCACCGCCGCTGGCGATGATTTTCTCCGCAGGCGGCAAGCTGCCGTGGGCGGATGTGATGCAAACCGCTGACTGGACGCACGTCTGGCCGGATGAAATTTATGGCAGCACCGAAACGGGCATTCTCGGCTGGCGGCACCGCCAGCAGGATGACATGCCCTGGCAGCCCTTTGCCGGGATTCAATTTGTGGCGCAAGGCGAGGCGTTTCGCGCTATATCGCCGCTGATCCCTGACAAAAACGGCTTATTGCTGGATGACGTTATCCACTTTTTTGCAGATGGTTCCTTTCATCTGGCGGGACGCCGTGGCCGGGTGGTCAAAATCGAAGAAAAACGCATTTCGCTGTGCGAGATCGAGCAGCGCGTGCTGGAACTGAACGGCGTACGTGACGCGGCGGCGCTGGCGATCACTCGTCATGGGCGTCAGGCGGTTGGTGTGCTGCTGGTGCTGGACGAGGCATTTCGTCAGCAATGGCAGCAGCGCGGGGGTAAATCCCAGGAGCTGTCATGGCGACGTGCGCTGCGCCCGTGGCTGGAGCCGGTCGCCGTGCCGCGCTACTGGCGCATCATTGATGAAATTCCGGTCAACAGTATGAACAAGCGTGTCTATGCGCAATTACAGGAGTTATTTCATGAAACCCCATGA
- a CDS encoding DUF3261 domain-containing protein yields MIFRDLLRSLALLAVLALTGCSHSGAPADDTRPQAWLQPGTRVTLPPPGISPAVSSQQLLTGRVNGQTQSLLVMLNADDKKITLAGLSSVGIRLFLVTYDQHGIHTEQSIVVPQLPPASQVLADVMLSHWPIASWQKQLPAGWTLTDKGDKRELRNASGKLVTEVTYLQRHGKREPISIEQHVFKYHITIQYLDD; encoded by the coding sequence ATGATATTTCGCGACCTTTTACGCTCCCTCGCCCTGCTCGCGGTACTGGCGCTGACCGGCTGTAGCCACTCCGGTGCTCCCGCTGACGACACCCGCCCGCAGGCGTGGCTGCAACCGGGTACCCGCGTCACGCTTCCCCCGCCGGGTATTTCGCCTGCGGTCAGTTCGCAACAGTTGCTGACCGGTCGTGTGAACGGCCAGACTCAGTCGCTGCTGGTGATGCTCAACGCCGATGATAAAAAGATCACTCTGGCCGGGCTGTCATCCGTAGGCATTCGTCTGTTCCTCGTCACCTACGATCAACACGGCATTCACACCGAACAGTCGATTGTAGTGCCGCAACTGCCGCCCGCCAGTCAGGTGCTGGCCGACGTCATGCTCAGCCACTGGCCGATTGCCAGCTGGCAGAAGCAATTGCCTGCGGGCTGGACGCTGACCGATAAAGGCGATAAGCGTGAACTGCGTAACGCCAGCGGTAAGCTGGTCACCGAAGTGACCTATTTGCAGCGCCACGGCAAACGTGAGCCGATCAGCATCGAACAACATGTCTTTAAGTACCATATCACCATTCAATATCTGGATGACTGA
- a CDS encoding ApeP family dehydratase, protein MTVYLSPGEYLPHDAPMLLLEEVISVSEETACCQVSVNATSVLAPFLDAQGDLPGWYALELMAQTVGVWSGWHRMQRGQDSIALGMVLGARELTCAAGMLPAGATLAIEVKLLMQDERFGSFECAINANNRTLATGRVNTFQPTPEELASLFNQGACE, encoded by the coding sequence ATGACGGTTTATCTCAGCCCCGGGGAATATCTTCCCCACGACGCGCCCATGCTGCTGCTGGAGGAAGTCATCTCCGTCAGCGAAGAGACGGCATGCTGCCAGGTGAGCGTGAATGCCACCAGTGTACTGGCCCCTTTTCTGGATGCGCAGGGCGACCTGCCAGGCTGGTATGCGCTGGAGCTGATGGCCCAGACGGTGGGCGTCTGGTCAGGCTGGCATCGGATGCAGCGCGGGCAGGACAGCATCGCGCTGGGGATGGTGCTTGGCGCACGGGAACTGACCTGCGCGGCGGGTATGCTGCCCGCAGGCGCGACCCTCGCCATTGAAGTAAAACTGCTGATGCAGGATGAACGCTTTGGCAGCTTTGAGTGCGCTATCAACGCGAATAATCGAACGCTGGCGACCGGCCGCGTAAATACGTTTCAGCCGACGCCGGAAGAGCTGGCGTCGCTTTTTAATCAGGGAGCCTGTGAATGA